The genomic interval TGGCACTTCTTCTTCGGGAATAAAATTCATTAGTATTTCTCCTTTTCGATTACTTGTTGTTTAAATGTTCGAAAAATTTGTTATTCAAATCTTCAATTTTCTCATCATGTCTAAGTATTGACAATTTGTTTTCCTGATATTTTTCTTCCAATTCTTCTGAATATGCTTCCAAATTATTGACTTTATGCTTTATATCTGCGAAGATAGAACCTCTTTCTTCAGCTTCCAGTCTCATGGAACTGATTTTATTCCAAAGAAGCTGAATCTGATTGTTAGTGTTAAGGTTTTTCTCATCTTGCCTTGCCATAAAATCAAGCAACTTTGTTAAACTATCATTTAATTTATTAAATAATGCTTTTAATTCTACTATTGGTGCTTGCACTTGATTTTTTCCGTATTCCTTTCCAAGCCATCCAACAAGCAAAATGAGAATTCCTATTATTACTGTCAAAATCCAGAATGAACCATCAGAAAAATTCATGAAACTCCTTGATATATGTTCTGTGTACCAACCTGTAATGCAGCTACATATAAGCCGTTTTTAGATGAACGTACCGGGGACTTCTCTCCAAAATATAAGTAATACTTCTTTTGAAGAGTGTCCCGGGCAAGCTCATATCGTTTGATTATATCTTCATCTGATGTTAAATCACTTGATATCAAGAAGACAGTATAGATATCAATAAAATAAGGGTATATCTTGCCTACTTTCTGACCAGGATGCTCAGAGTGCCAAGTTACAAACATACAGCCATTGCTGTAAGATTTTGCCTGCTTTATCAATTCATCCATTGCATCGTCATTTTTAGGAAAACTTGTAATAGATATATACGGTTTTAAACCTGCAATCTCAAAAGCCTGCTCTAATAATTCCTTAATTTTATTTCTTTCTTCAAGAATCATAAGTCTTTAATCTTCTTTTGTTGAATACTTGAGTGTTTTCTTTTGATTTAATTAATTTAGATGGATTATTCGTTTTTCTTGTTAAACCTGGAATTTCATAATTCCCTTTGCGTACTCTTTCAAGTATACTCAAGACTGCTGAATGATGAGAATTGACTTCTTTCATCTCATCATCATCATACCTTCTTGAATATATTAACTGCCTAACAATTAAAAATTTCCATCTCTTTATTAAACTAAATGCTTTATCTCCTAATTCTTCATCAGTTTTGATATATGGGAATAAGTATCTGGTAGCCAACGCATTATCAACTTCGGCGTCTGCATCTGAGATGAATTCATTAACTAAATCCTCATTCACATCAGATAATCCGGCACTTGACATCAAGGGCTTTAATATCTCAATTGGTATGCGGTCAGCTATATATTGATAATTTATCGTTGACATCCTACACCTATAATTTAAATTTTGCTAATTCAATTTCAGCAAGTGTGTTGGCGGATACGTCCTGAGGAAGTACTGCTAATACAAAGTCTCCTGTTTGAACAGCAGCGATGGCATCTCCAGCTAAGTCTGATTTAAGTAGTGTACCAGCTGTCAATTGAGCCTTAATCATCATCAATGCAGTTCCGGCTGTTATTACACTGCCATCATCTCCATTGTTGAACGAATGCTCGGTTACGCCTGCCGCAAGTTCACCGTCTCCGGTTTTCTTGCCATCATAACCTACAAATTTGAAACGCCCTACATCCTCAGTAAACTTAATTGCACGCCTATTTAGCGGATTGTATGTTGGGTTAACCGACATTAGAATTTCTCCTTCTTGATGATGTTACATTTTTTACTTCTTCTTTTTCTTCAGCTAAAGCTGTTTCAGCTACAGTTCCGGCTTCAGCTCCTGAATTAGTTTCAGCTACAGTTCCGGCTTCAGCTCCTGAATTAGTTTCAGCTACATCAATATCATTGATGTATTCAATCAACTCAACCTGATGCTTTAACTTCCCAAAGTCGTATCGATCAAGTTCAACAATTTCTCCGGGAAAGTAAACTTTCTTGTTGATTTTGATTGAACCTGAAAGTATTTTTACTTT from Ignavibacteriota bacterium carries:
- a CDS encoding DUF1320 family protein, with product MSTINYQYIADRIPIEILKPLMSSAGLSDVNEDLVNEFISDADAEVDNALATRYLFPYIKTDEELGDKAFSLIKRWKFLIVRQLIYSRRYDDDEMKEVNSHHSAVLSILERVRKGNYEIPGLTRKTNNPSKLIKSKENTQVFNKRRLKTYDS